ATAAGCGTCTGTTGTTGCATCCTCTAACTCTACAAATCCCTCTTTCTCGAGACTTTTAATCAGATCCCCTATTTTTTCAAGTTCCTTTTCTGACTTGGTATATTTCTTTAAGGATGATAACTTATTCCTAAGCGTGGCATTTCTCTTAAGCTCTACGGTTATTTCGGAAGGGGTAAAGCGATAACCAGAACCAAAAGAGGGATCATATGTTTTAAAGAGATCGAGAATGTCAATCCATCGAAATGCTTGTTCTAGCTTTCTTGTTATATCCGCTTTCTGTTCATGTCGTGTGAAATAGAAGTATTCTACACCTTGTGTTAGAATGTAATTTATCTCTTTAAAATAGCTTGCTAATGCGTCGAAATGATCCTCTATATAGTTGTATAGTCTCTGTCTTTGTGGTTCGGAGCTATTAGAACATATAAAATTCCCTTTGCTCAATAACTCGAATACATCATTCTTATAATTATTTATTCCCATCGATTTAAATTTGATATGAACACCTTCCTATATAGGATACACAACTGAAAACTCCACCCCTTTATGGGTTATATACCTATCTGTAAACTTAAAATCGTTCTCATATAGAGAAATTAGTTGACAATAATAGGTTACAATATCTTCAAAATGAACCTGTTTTGGATAGTTGTATTGCAAGACAAATTCCAACAAGTGATAGCCAGAAGCAGTAAAGCTTGTCTTCATCTTCTCTAAATCAATAAACAGATCACTCTCTTCTGTCTCATTAAAGAAAGAGGGGTCTATCGCACCCGCTAAAGAGATCTTCTTTTTGGTTTTGCTTTGATCTTTCTGACTCAGCGTTTTTATGATTTGATATATACTGTCCTCCTGTAGTATATCTAGGGATAATTTGACCGAAGTATTCGTTCTCTTTTCAAAGAGGATAGCATTTTCTTTATTTAATACACCAAGAATATCACTTTTGTTTTCAAGTTCATATTGATCTTTCAGATATTTGATTTGACGTATCTTCTCAATCTTCTTATTTTGTTCTCTTACTTGATTTATAAAGTCGATGATCTGTTTCTCGATCTCTATCAAGATGTGCATAGAGACATTCAAGTCAGTAAGAAGCTTTCCTTTGATTTCAATCAACTCTTGATCCTTTGCTGTCGCAAAAAAGGTTAGTTCATCTTCTGTTACAAAAGTCTCTGTTTGCTGAATAAGCTGTTTGATATCGTCCCTTCGTTTGCCGTAGTTCTCGAGCTTTTTTATCTTGATTTTATAGTTCGGCTCGGTCTTAAATGTACTGTCAATATTACGATATAGATCGTCAATATTTCGGGAGCATATTAGGCCAATTTTACGAAGGGTTGTTTTAACTATTTTCAGGTATCTTCCTTTCTGATATTCCGTATCTTCTGATAAATAGTAATCAATATTCTCTCTTAAAGAAGTAATTTGTTCATGAATAAGAGAGATATTGATCTCCTCATTTACATCTAATATCTGTTCAAAGAAGGAGAGTAGTTGCTCTTCAATCTCAAGGTATCTACCATTCCTTTGAATGATGCCTTTGTCGATAAGCGCATTGACCCTATTCTCATCATAGTTATCCAGCTCAATTGCTTGGTTATATCGATAATCAAACGATTTTCGTTTCCCAAACATCTCACCCAATAACTCTTTCCCTGAGGTTAATGTGTTGAGTAGCTCTTTTATGGAGTGGAAGTTATACATATATTGAATGTCTTGTTTTATTATCTGTAGAGCTTGAACCTATTTCAAACGACCATGGGTGTCAAACCCAAAAATAATAAAAATATTGGTTCGTGAGTTCTCTGCCAACCGATTCCATAAACAGGATTTTATCCCATTTTACTTTGCTGAGCAATTCGTAAACCTACTCAATGATAGCACTCTGATGGGGAACAATTTTCCTGGAAGGAGCACAAGATGAGCAACCATGGTTTATAATGGTAAAGGCATTATTTGCTTCGAAAAGTGGGTCCCTGAGTCCTTCGATAAACTCAGGAACCACTTGTAGAAGGGCCCAGCAACCTTTCTGTCGAAATGTGGTCATTGAGCTTGTCGAAATGCAGTAACCTATATTCCGATCAATTCTCCTAAATTATCACCTGATCCTTTTTAATCGTTGATGCTGTAGACCCACCTAATTTGTAGTACCCCTTTATTTAAATTTAAATAGTACTTGTCTAAAGAGTCTTCTGTGTAGAATTCGATCACAGCAGTGTTACCCTTAATATAAATAGGATATTGAAGCTTGTAGTTAGGGCGATATTGGGGATCGTCTGGATACACACAGCTTAATATCTTATCTATATAGACCTTAGAGTCGAAGAGTTTCTCTATAGTATCTATTGCGCAAAAGAACCCAACGGGTGCATCATTGGCAGACTTCAAGGAGGAAAAGAACTCATCATAATCCTTAAGATGGGGTGCATATTTATAAATTGGTGCCTTCAAACTATGGTCTAGTAGCAAAATATCGAGTAGATCATACCTTTTATCTAGCTCTTTTAGATTCGAATTTTTATGATATTCTTGCTCAAAATCTTCATATCTAATAAATTTTGTCTGTCCTATCACTCTTGTATGGATACAGAATATGCTGATAAAAAAAGCAAACAGTAGAAGTATAGGTCGTCTCATAATTTATGAATTTATCATGTTGTTTTTACTTTGAAAAAACAATCTTTCAGGTTATCGTATTTATGGGATTGCTGTTGCAAAAAGACTTTGGATTCTCTGTTTTACAAAGGAGCCTTTCTGTTTTCTAAGTAACATATGAATTCTAAAGTTAAAAATAAATATCATGATTTAATATCGTTTCCAAAACAAAGCGATTTGCTTTTATGAGAACTTAGCCTCTGTCTTTGTCTTTGCTTTTGTCAACGATGTTATGATTTTGTCTGGTTCGATTCTCGACCATATTTGGAGGGAAGGGACATTTAATTTGAAATATACATTAAGACCACTTACACACTTTTCTGGACAGTGCCATGGACAGTGCCACAGTGTCCTTTTTTGTTTATAAATAATGGTCAAGTAGGGGATTGAAGGCTAGATTCTCCATCTTTTACCCAATCTTTATTCATGCTTCATCCACCGAATCGATGGAGAATCGATGAACAAACCATGAACAAACCATGAACAAACCATGAACAAACCATGAACAAAGGTGCTTTCAATCCCCTATCAAACTACTCTTGAACCGTTCATATATTATGTGGCAGGGTCAGTACATAAAGCCAAAGTCCCCTATCTTGTTCACACCTTTATTCATTCAAGTAGATTGAATTATACGAATAGAAAGATTTAATCTATCCGACTGAGATAACTAAGAAGATGTGTATTCTCTCAAGATGACCTTCTCTTTTTCTCTATTATAACAATTTAGTCTGATCCCCTTAATGTATTGGGACTATCTGTTAATTTTTTCTTGTCGTATTTCAGGCATGTATGTAATAATATTGAGCATCTATATAGGCTAGAGATGTGGCCAATAACTACAAACCTGATTTAAAATAGAAGGATCTTTACCTGTTTCCGTTATGGCTTTCATTTATTGTCTTTAGTTGTTTAAGAGAGTGGGGGTTAAACGTTTAAAAAACTTTTTAAACATTGATTAACTAGTCATAACTAACCGATTGTTTAGTTATATGAAAACTGAAATGAATATGCCAAGGGTCAAAACTTATAATGAGCATGAGGTTCTAGAAAAAGCAATGAATTATTTCTGGATACATGGATATGAGTCCGCATCGATGCAGGAGTTAGAGGTTGCAATGGGGATAAACAAATTCTCTATATACTCTAGTTTTGGAAGTAAATATGGACTTCTACTAGAGAGTATTAAGTGTTATGTGGCGAAGCTACATGTTATAATAGACAAGTTACAAAATGCAAGTGGAGGCATAAATGCGATAAAACAGTTCTTTTATGACTTTCTGAACTTCTCGAAAGAGAATCATATCCAGAAAGGTTGTCTTTTGACCAATCTTGCGAATGAATGTTCGAATGGAGATGATAGCGAGATCTTAAATATTATCAAAGAGTATACCTCCAATATTCGAAATGTATTTGCCTCTAAGCTTGAAGAAGCGACTGATTTTACAAAGGATGAGATAGAACAAAAAGCAGATTTTCTTTTTATTGCGATGTATGGATTTGCAACTGCTTCGAAGGTCTTTTCCCAACAACAGATCGAACATTACATCTCCCATATATTTAAAGCATGATATCGGTGTTGCCAATAGGTAATGTCTTTGTCTCTTTAAAAATGTTACTATTAATCTTTTAGATATAAACCCAAAACCAAAAAATATTGTCATGAAACAGACTACAATTATTATTTTAGGAGTTTTATTAAGTGCTCTCTACTCTTGTAATAGCAAGAGTGGGAAGAAATCGTCTACTATTGAAAAGGCGACTAAGAGTGAAGTTCCAACCCAAAGCCAGGAGTTGGAGCAGCGTAAAGAGAACTTTACCAAAAAGGCAGACTCGAATACTAAAGAGATATACAAAGAAGGAATCGATGCAGTAAAAGCTAGTGGTATCCTTGAGTCTGCAAAGAATGTAGGAGACATCGCACCTAATTTTACTTTGAAGAATGCACTGAAGAAAAATACCTCTTTGTCAGACTATC
The Prolixibacteraceae bacterium DNA segment above includes these coding regions:
- a CDS encoding TetR/AcrR family transcriptional regulator codes for the protein MPRVKTYNEHEVLEKAMNYFWIHGYESASMQELEVAMGINKFSIYSSFGSKYGLLLESIKCYVAKLHVIIDKLQNASGGINAIKQFFYDFLNFSKENHIQKGCLLTNLANECSNGDDSEILNIIKEYTSNIRNVFASKLEEATDFTKDEIEQKADFLFIAMYGFATASKVFSQQQIEHYISHIFKA